The Nakaseomyces glabratus chromosome H, complete sequence genome segment TTGACAATAAATGGAACGGGCATGTCCCCTGGGATAGTTAAGTAACGATAAAATGAATGgtatataataatttatatgGTTCTGTAGAGAATAAGATCAGCTATCTATATGCTTGTGTTTATATGGAAGCTTCTTTTAATTCTTCAGTGACGGCCTCTACTTTTGGTTCTTCCGTCTTGGTGGCACCAGGGTATCTAGTACCTTTGTTCTTTGGCTTCTTTACCTTCTTGGTCTTTTCAGGTACAACTTGTGGGTAACCCTTAGCTTCAGCCTCTTGGTATTCCTTGCTGTTGGCGAATTCCTCTCTAATTGGTGCTAGAAGCTCGTTGATGGCATCGGTGACACCAATCTTCAAGTCAACTGGCATTAGTTGTTGTTCCTTAAATGCAGTTTGTAGGTCTTTGAAGGAAGTGTAGGTCACTGGACCACCGAACTTCTCAGGTctgttgatgaagaactcGAACTTGCCGGTACCTTTCTTTAGTTCTTGAATAGGTTCGATAACATATTCAACAAATGACAGCAAACCGTTGTTTTCTATATCACCTGGACTACAGTAAGCACTGTTGATCTTCTTACCGACCTTCTTTGGTTCTTCCAGCAAGTCAATCTTGGAGTTTGGATCAGATGCAGACATCTTACCACCTTGTGTTAGACCTGGAACCATTGGGTTCATCAAGTGTGCTCTCTTCTTGTAACCTATTCTTGGCAAGTTCTCTTCTGCTAGAACGAAAATCTTACGTTGGTCAACACCACCGAATTGCACATCGACATCCAGGAATTGCTCATCCAAAGCCTGCATCAATGGATAAATCAAACCACTTAGCAATGGGTTGGCAACTTGCTTAACCACATCGGCACCGGCCCTCTTGGCATCATTTTGAGAAACCATGTTGGACAACTTGAAAAGATCCAAAGTATAGTCACCACCCAATTGGTACGATGACCCGACAACaaacttcaatttctcaatTGGAACATTAATACTCTTCAAAATAGCCTTGACAGTGTACTCGTAGTACTTGGTTCTGTAGTTGACAACTTCCAATGGAGCCTTCATATTGTCCAAGAAGGCGTGCAAGTCTGCCAAAAGAACTGTAACCTCGACACCAGCTTTCAAGAAATGTGCTAACTTGGTCATGGCAACAAAGTAACCACAGTGTGGTCTACCAGTTGGAGCTGTACCCCAGTACAACTTCAATGGTCTGCCTTCCTTCAGCACATCCTTGATGATCTGTGGGTTCAACACCTCTTGCAAGTTCTTGGTAATCCACTCGTATTGTTCCTCAGCGTCCATGGCTATAACTTACTTGTCCTCCTAGATAAATCAGCCCAATTACAACCGCTAAATAACTGACAATATCTCACTTCCCTCTTCTTATAAGCCGTCCCGCTGCGCATCGCATGCTTTCATCATTCAGCTTTGTGTGTGTGACACATTTCCAGCTTCTTCGGGcagaaaaattttatttacCCGGCCGGCAATTTGAGCCATTATCCAAATATAATGCATAGATAATAGTCATTATTAGTCACACTTGAACGTTCGCGGATGCCATTACTTCGGTAGCATTGGATACAAtgttcttttatttcttcgCGAGAGAGCTTCTCAGTCTTGGCACCTTGGCAGGAGTCTGCTCTGCGCAAAGGATTTCTCATTGAGGCAACTATGAGTACATTCACATTGGAAGCGGTACTTATGGTGACTTTATGAACAGATTTTGTAGGTGTATACCTTCAACTAGATCCTTGCTCTATTCTCGAAGGGTTTCAAGGTTGTCGCTTTAGAAGACTCGCCTTCATGATTCATTCTGCTTCCATTCTACTGGACCCCCATCTCTTGAATATCTCCAGAACGGCACAATCCCAAGGTAACAGATTGTTATTGCTGTTTCTTAGTACACCATCTGATATCTTTTCTGGGATGCATGCGTCAAGGAAAACAGTCCAGTCGTTATACTGCACCTGTTCTTGCTTCAGTAACTCTTGCACTGATAATAGATCAGCTGTATAATTGGCCAAGTAGTCGTCCTTAAATAAGTCTCTGTCTTGTGTAAGCAAGTCTGTTTCGGTAATCGCCTTGGTGTAGGTACCCACTAGCTCCTCGTTGGCATCGAGGACTATGTGGGGACAGAAGCGTGCTACAAGCGAGAACAGCATGCTGTCCACATGCTTGCTCCTGATCTTCCCGTACCCTTCCTGAACCAATTGGATCTTGGCCTCCAGCGACGTAATCTCGGTGAAACACACCAATTGCGCCATCCGTACCGCCTCCACACGGCAGACATTGTCCTTGATCTGTTCGGTAATGTTCACCCCGGTGTGTAAGTATATCAGCAGACACTCCAGCTCCTCCCACATAAGCATTGTAGCATTTGAGGGCGGCCTCTTGTGTAATCGCATAACCACCTCAGGCCACTCTTTGATCCCTCGTATCCGCTTGAGGTGTCTGTCCTTCTCATCTGAGGGTCGACGCTTATCCGAAAAACCACCTTCAATGCCTCGTTCCTGTACCTCAGTAACTTCCACACCGTTACCATCAGCCCTGACATGGCTATCAGCCCTGGTATGGCCCTCAGCTGCAGCTTCAAGCTCTTTCAACCGTCGCTCATACTTCTCTGCAAGCTCTGCTTCTATCTCCCGTCGCACCCGCTGCTCAACCTCCTTCAAGTACTCGCTAAACTCACCGACTATCCTGCTCTCGCTGCTCATCGTTTCCTCTTCCCAGCCTATTCCCAGTTTCTTCCCAGTCTCTTCGATCCAATGTTCTTATAATCTTCATTGCTCGTGATCTTATCACCGCATCTCAAGAGCGGAGTCCCAAATTATAAGAAGCTCAAGAGGTTTGGTAAGTAGCAGTTGCAAGGCCATCTTAAACACAAAGGACATCATAAGTAAAGTATACAAGGATGCTCAGGTTACTTACGAGACTTAATGTACCTGTGCGGGCTATGAGGCCCATGCCGCTGGCGCCATTAGCGAGGGCGCTGCCTGTGACGAGACCCCTAGCGTTGCCACTCAGGTTCTACTCAGATATGAATAGCCGGAAGCAGGAAACTGGCAGTGGGGGTTCTAGTGATGGTGGACCCGCTGGCGATGAGGGTTCTGGTGGTAAGGGTCAGGGCCAGGGCAAAGGACCCGGTAAGGACCCGCGCGAAGAGATGATGAAGGCCTTCTGGCAGTATGTGAAGTCTAAGGAATTCCAGAATACCATGTACTTGACCATCGGTTTGTCGTTTATATACACGTTGATGAGTGCCAACGAGGACACCAGTGGTCGTGATCCGCTGACTTTCCAGGATTTCAAGGCCAAGTACTTGGAGAAAGGGCTTGTGAAGAAGATCTACGTCATTAATAAGTACCTAGTTGAGGCTGAGCTGGTGCCTCTGGCAAACGATAGTAATGGGCAATATGGTGCCAATGGTATGGTGCCCAGAGTAATTTCATTTACCATCGGGTCCGCAGATGTCTTTGAAGAGCAACTGGATGAGTTGCAAGACAGGCTACAAATACCTCCAAGTGAACGTATCCCAGTGCAGTATGTTGAAAGGGCATCGGCATTCCAGTATCTATATCCATTTATCCCCACTGTATTGCTGATTGGTGGTCTCTACTTTATTGCTAAGAAGTTGAACCCTAATGCTAACATGAACGGAGGGGGAGGTTCATCGGGTATGTTTGGTGTCGGCAAATCAAAGGCTAAACTATTCAATAAAGAAACAGACATTAAAATATCTTTCAAGGATGTTGCCGGTTGTGATGAGGCTAAACAGGAAATTATGGAATTCGTtcatttcttgaagaatcCGGCAAAGTATACACAATTGGGCGCTAAGATCCCTAGAGGTGCTATATTGTCTGGTCCTCCAGGTACAGGTAAGACATTATTGGCAAAGGCTACTGCTGGTGAAGCAGGTGTACCTTTCCTTTCTGTGTCAGGTTCAGAGTTTGTGGAAATGTTTGTCGGTGTAGGTGCATCTCGTGTCAGGGACTTATTTGAACAGGCTAGGCAGATGGCTCCTTCTATCatatttgttgatgaaataGATGCTATCggaaaagaaagaggtAAAGGGGGTGCTCTTGGTGGTGCCAATGACGAAAGAGAAGCAACCCTAAATCAACTGCTTGTGGAGATGGACGGTTTTAGCACTAGCGATCAAGTCGTGGTCATTGCAGGTACCAACAGAATGGATGTTTTAGACCCAGCACTTATGAGACCAGGTAGATTTGATAGACACATCGAAATTGATGCACCTGATATGAGCGGAAGGAAGGCCATATATAATGTTCATTTACAACGACTAAACCTTGACCCCAAACTAACAGAGACTGCTGAGAAGCGTGACAACCTATCGGGTAAACTTGCCACGTTGACACCTGGTTTTACTGGTGCAGATATCGCTAACGCCTGTAATGAAGCTGCGTTGATCGCTGCAAGACATCAGGATAAGTATGTTGAACTATTACACTTTGAACAGGCCATTGAAAGAGTCATTGCTGGCttagaaaagaaatcgAAGGTTTTGTCGccagaagagaagaaaacaGTTGCATATCATGAAGCTGGCCATGCTATTTGTGGATGGTTTTTGCAATATGCAGACCCGCTATTGAAGGTAAGCATCATTCCTCGTGGTCATGGTGCGCTTGGATATGCCCAATATCTTCCTTCAGATCAGTATTTAATTACAGAGGAACAGTTTAGACATAGAATGATTATGGCTTTAGGAGGTAGAGTGAGCGAAGAGCTGCACTTTCCTTCAGTAACAAGTGGTGCTCATGATGATTTCAAGAAGGTTACAAATATGGCGCATGCTATGGTCACATCTCTGGGAATGTCGAAGGAGATTGGATATCTGTCTTATGACCAAAAAGGATCCGGATTTCAAATAAACAAGCCTTTTAGTGAGAAAACAGGGAGAAAAATTGATTTAGAAGTAAAGCGTATTGTTGATGAAGCCCACGAGGCATGCCGCAAGCTGTTAACGGAGAATCTGGAAGATGTAGATAAAGTCGCAAAGTTACTACTTCAAAAAGAAGCTATTAGCAGAGAAGATATGATCAAGCTTGTTGGACCAAGACCATTCCCAGAGAAAAACGAAGCTTTTGAAAAGTATCTGGATAATGGTCTAAATGGACCAGCACCTGCAACTGACTAGGTGCTAGATATTAGAGGTTTGATTGAAAGACACGAACTAATATCAACAAGCagtatttttaatattcatTACCTCAAGGGCGTTAGCTTATAGTACGGACTCTATATCTCTGACGagatttgaaaaatggAAGCTGGCTCATGTAAATATACAACATTCTGTTAAGTAATTATTTAATAAGGAATTAAGTTATCTATTATATATTGGACAAGCTGATCTTGGATTGACCTCGGAGGATCATTTTTAATAATTAAGTTCTTGTATGTTAAATAGTATTACAAATTATTTTCAGGTTTGGCATTCGTCTTAGAAAGTTTCTTCGTCAATTATCAAGTTGTTACTTGATCGCAGCGATTCTCCCTCGAGGGTTTGTGATGCTATATTTCCTGAAGAAGTGTTGTTAGTTGTAATCCTGTTGGATTCATTAGTATCTTTAGTTTCTTCGTTAGACGCCGACTCAATAGTGGCATATAAAATATGCTGTACTTTGTTAGTAAATTTATCAAGTTCTTCGACATCGCCCTTGTATAAACCCTCCTTGATAAAATCTTGAGTAGTTTGGACTAATATTTCGATGTCGCGCAGTTTAGAGAAATAAAAGTTATTCTCTGCTTCCATAGCCGTTAGAGCCTCTTTAAAAGTTCCCATTTCTTGTTCCATCTCTTGAATTTTGTTATGAGATTGAGATAGCTCAGTTTGCAAAGCTATTATTTGCTCACTGGTTACCCTACGATTTATATTGTTTCCTGAAGTTCCGCTGGCATACCTTGTAGATAGAGATTGAGTACGGCTTAGAGATGTCGAGTCACTCATATTTCTTCGTTTAGATATGTTTAGTGTAGAACTACTATTACTAGCACTGGAGAGTCCAGAAGGTGTACCTGGAGTACCGCTATTTGTACTCGATATTGGTCTGTAATTCCTGCGTGCCTCCGCATCATAAGGTGTTCCATCTTTATTGTTTACCCAGTATTTTTTGAGCCATTGTAAGAACTCCAGATTGTCTTGAAACCGGCATCTAATTAATTTATCTACATATACTGTCTTCTCAATATTGTGCTTGGTAAAGTTACTCTGAAGAACTTTATAATTTATTTGGTTCTCATAGTCTGCAGTACTGTTAAACCGAACTCTGTGCATGGGTACATCACCATAAATAGAGTCCATTATTTGACAATAGGCGGCACCTGTGCCACATTCTTCTATCTTCTTATAGTTCAACTTCAACAGATCATTCAACCAATTTAATAGTTCAGTTCGTGATTCACCTATCCCGCTCATAGTTGTCTGCTAGCACActctttcttgttttgGAAATTATCAAACACACACTCAATTGCCAGTATATTATTAACTTGTATTAGTAGGATGAGGGCGCCAATTGACTAAGGGTTAAGATCTTGTTTCATGTAACGCCAGAGTTACTTTTGTTTAGAGTGGTTCGATGCCCTTTTATTTCACGCGTcacttctttcaaaaacgTACAAGTTGACGCGTTACTGCAGAGCCATAAAGACCAAAGTCATACATATAATCAATAAAGTTGCCATTTATTAGACAGTTTAATGCTGTTTATTCAAGTTTCTGGAATATATAATacttaaaaaattttagaaaaaaGGCAGCTGTATAGATACTTACAGTTTTTGAGCTTTTATAACAGAGCCTTCTTTGTAGAGATCATCAAGAATATCCttaaaaaatttggaagccttttgtctttttatctttaaTGTTGGTGTTACGACATCGTCTTCTACCTTTAATGGTTCTAATCCAACGTAGATATTAtgaagtttttcaaaacctTGTAATCCAACACAAGATCGGTTAATTAATTGCAACAAGACAAGTCTTAACTTTTTGTCCGAGTTAATTTGGTCCAATAATTTCTCATCCGTCCAGGACTTTATTTCTGGGTGGGAGTGCATCAATTGAGGTCTTAAGGACTCTAGATCTAATCCCAAAATACCAACCAAGAAATTTTGCAGCGAGTTACCATACACAAATGCTTGAGTGATATATGGAGAAGACGATAAGTAAGTGttttcaatcttttcaGGGCCAATATACTCACCGTGTGCTagtttgaagaagttcttgACACGGTCAATAATATGTAAACGTCCCTTCTTGTCAATGTAGCTAACATCACCAGTTGAGAACCAGCCGTCCTTATCGATAGCCTTGTTCGTCTCATCTGGATTCTTGAAATATCTGTCAAATATTTGAGGACCACGAAGTTGCAACTCACCTTTCAGGTCCCTCTCCGCATCATATCCCATATCAGGAACAGACTTTAATCTACATTCAGCAGATATACCAATAGGACCACAAGAGCCTACGTCTTTCTCATCTTGTTCACTGATACATATACCAGCAAAAGATTCAGTAAGTCCGTACCCTTGTCTAACACCAACATCTAAGCAACTcttcaaaaacaacaagGTCTCTTTGGCAATTGGTGCTGAACCCGTAACCATAAAGTCAGTTCTGGAGAGACCAAGTTGTTCGCGAACTTTGTTAATCAGGACTTTCTTGTAAATGAGAGAGTTAACCAGAGAGTCATCTGGACCAGCCTTAGTTGAGTACCTGTTGATCTTAGCATTCACAATCGTTCCTGAAATGGCTCTACTAACAGCCGATTTATCAAACGAGTTCTTGATACCAGCTTCGAACCGAGTTAAAATACGTGGGACGAGTGCTAGGTTGTCAGGTTTCAAGATCTTTAAATCTTCCACCAGCGCTGAAGGATCAGGGATATGTAAGAAACCTAAACCTGCACCAATGGCCAAATCATACGCACAAATCattctttcaaagatatGTGCCAATGGCAAGAAACATAAGTCATAAAGTTGTCTGTGGGCCTTATCTGGATTCTTTCTAAATGTAGAGAAGGCAAAGGCTAGCCCAGAGGCGATATTAGTATGACTCATTTCAACACCTTTTGGTAGACCAGTTGTACCAGAAGTGAAAGAGATCGTATATAAGTCATCCGGTTTGGGTTTAATAATTGGGATCTTATTCAAAGCGCCCAATTTTTCGACCTGGGAAAGTGTATGTACTGAGATTTTCTCCCCATTTGCATTAGTGGCATTTGGTAGAGAGGACGTATTTAGCATGTGCAGCTCTTCATCGCTCAAATCCTCTATACACACTAAAGTGTTTAAATGTTTCAATTGAGGTAAAATCTTCAAAACATTGTACATATTCGACTTGGCAAAGATTAAAATTGGGGACTCGGTTAAATTCATTATGTACTCTGAGGTTTCTGGTCCCAAAGTTTCATAAAGCGCAGTGTTCGGTAAGGAGTATGCCTGGCATGCCAAATCAGTCAATATCCATTCTGGACGGTTGTGAGACAAGATGGCCACAATTAAATCCTTGTTGTCTGTTAATTTCCGACGTCTCTTGGTATTGACTAAAGTCATAATACCACTACCCAGTGCCTGGGACCGTTCTAAAGTCCGCTGGTAGGAGTCGAATTCATAGTACTGCTCCCAATCTTGTTTTTCGTCATTGTAAGGCCTACGACCTAGACAATCGTTATCTGGCCAGTTCCTAGCGCTGAATAGAAAGTAGTCATAGTAGGTTGCTAGGTTTTTATCCATACACGTGACTAAACGTTCGGTAGACAGAATACTTCTGTAAACTGGACTGAACCCCTTCGCCTGTGATCCTGGCACAGGAACAGCCTGCGCCTGCAGGAACTTTCTATAGTCTGGGTGGTTAGACAGTGGGAAAGTATCCATCAGCGCGCGAAGGTACTCATCAGATCCGGGCTTATACCCGGAtaatctcttcttcaattcagCATACCGAGGAGATGTCTCTACCAACTCAGTCACTGAGAAGCTCATTgtaatttcttttaagGTGTTTGAAGTTATCTACTCTATGTTTACTCAAAGCTTAGCTCGAATACTTTTACAGTGCTcgctatttatactttcaGTTCTCTCCACCTTGACAGTTTCTGATCCATGAAGAACTCCAACTTGTTAGCATCACCGTTCTCAATCTCCAAAGTCCTTCAAGAGCACCAGTCGGAGGATGAACGGCTGTTAAACAGATGCAATTGCGAAGTCGGTCAAGGTCATCGCAATCCCATCTTTAACAACTAAGAACCCTTTCGGAGTTTATTATCGCAAAGCCGGGTTTGATTGCAAGGGTTTGTGGGGTCCCACACTCCAACTGGCTTCTCCAAAGTAAGTGTCCTGAAATCCGCATCCGAGAGACCCCCTAAATCACCTTGTAGTTGTGCAATCACATGTAAAACAACGTACCAGTGTATATATCCCGTGATATGTTGGTGTACGTAGGTGAGCGTGTTCTGCTAACATTATATAATAGGAATACTATCGCTATAGTCTTACGGTACAGGTAgtaatttatatattttgattgtagttatttatattttatggatatgtcttttttttgaagtAGATAACATATTTAGATTATAGATTCAAGGCTTTTGTTACTTGTGAAAAGTCTGTTGGAAAGCGTGAGTGGggtttctttcttcttagcAATGCTTTGTTCACATCACCTTTAAAGATCTTCAAAGATATTTGTGGAAGTAAAACTGTAATAGTATAATCCAGTTTCTTTTAAGTTGAATCGTTTCCACAAGTTGGTCTTGGCCATTGAGTACAGTTTTTGAATCATGACACCCAAGATATTATCATCCACCTGTTTCAAATGGGATTCGCCTATGGTCCACTCCTTGTTTTTGTCCAAATCAATACCTTGTTGTAGGTTATGAAATTCAATGGTTTGCTCATTTTCTGGGTCAGTTGCCGCCTGGATACTGGCAAGGACTGCGCCTTGGTGCTTTTCGACTAATTCATTGATGTAGCCCTGGACATAACCATGTAACTCTTCTTTGTTATTTGAATCAATACACATGGCAACACTAATCGGAACAACTAGTGATAGTAAGTTAGTAAGTTTCATATCTTTTCTCTTGTAGTTTGATTATTGGGTGAATACTAAGATTTGGTTCCAAAACACAGAATActctaaaaaaaagtattcagttctttcaaatttggTAACAATTCAGCATTGTACAtcctttatatatgttgGAGTTTATGACTTCCTTTTATTACGGTCCTTTTGCTGTAATCTTTTTGTTGCtaaaattatttttgtggCGGTTCTGCAACTTTagcaaatattatttaatagAAAATTTAGCATAAATAGTTTAATAGCAAGCACAGGGAAggtttaaaaaaaagtgttAGCTCTTGAAATAAATACAGTACTaaagatcaaataaataagtAGTAGAAAAGAAGTAAATACAGGGAATGCCATTTAGCAAGACTTGGCCAAAATTTTTGTAGTTTCGTGTTATTTTATGTTCTCTTCTGTTATCAGCAACTTATGGAGCATAAGATTTAACGTAGTTTTAACGCATCTTGGAATCCATCTGCAAAAACATCAGGGATACCAGGACCAATGGCAAAGCCCATACCACCTATAGAAACCTTGTTGTTGAAGAGTTTtagtattttcttttccataTCGGTTTGCCAATCCATGTAGCCaacattatattttggCAAACACTTGTTTGCAGGAGTTACCTGCCACAAACCTCTGTCAAGATCATTAGGTGATACTCCCAAATGTCTCTCTAAAGTGTTTCTAACAGCATCGATAATCTGCTCATCTTTTGGTACTACAGGTTCACCGGTAGCAGGATCGTTATACATATATCCACCAACCATAGCTGTTAACTTAGTATAAGATTTTTTGTCTGATGATACCATTTCTTGTGCATTCTCAATgtttttcaagttttgcTCAATAACTGAGTCAAAGATCACACCCAAtagtttttctttatttggGTTTGACTCAGGTACCAGATAGCCAAAACCACGGTTTTTCTTTGGGATGACATCCTTATCAGGCAGGTAGAAATTTACCAAAACCACGGTATTGGCTTTGATGGTCTCCAGACTGTCGGCTATATGGCCATCAATCTCACGTAGTAATGGTCCCAATCTATGGGGAATACCGGTTAGGCGAACGTGGTCAAATTTCTCTGTGGACTTTCCGTGATTAATTTCAACAGTTATGTTATTATTGTCAGACTTTGCGTCTGAGATTAATTTAGTGATAGCTGAGTTATTCAAAACGGAGACATTAGGCATGGATTCAAGACCTTTGAGTAATGTTTGGCAGAAGCTTTCTAGGCCTCCCTTAAAACCTAACATGGGGTAATGCTTTAACTTCTTAGACAGCTCTAATATCTTAGACTCTTCCTTTCCCATTACTTTAGTATATTTATCGAGAATCAAGGTTAAAGAGTCAGCATTCTTTTTCCTGTCTTTTTTAGTCTTCATCGAATGAATTAATGCTTTTGTGTTAGAGCCAAACTTCAGTTCATTTGCTACCATCTTGTGCATAACTTTTTTGGCACTGAGAGTATTAATATCGTCAGCATAGATACCTCTATATATGGCACTGAAGACATTTTTACCTAAATGCTCATTACCCATTCTTTTATCTAACATGGAAGCCACAGTTTCATCCTTACCGGGGTTTGCACTGGCTTTTCTCCAGAATTCACCTAGCATTGCAGGTATAATACCTTTCCCTAAATCACTCATTATGAATTTAATACCACTCAAAAAGGAGTCAGGTACCTTAACTAGTTTGTCATTTGGATCAAGTAAAAACTTCTTATCAGCATCAGAGTTGTGTTCTATAAAATGTACTATGTCCAAGCTTTTCAGGTCTTTCATGGCATCGATCATCATTACTGTCCCATCTGATACACCTCTTAAGGTTCTTGGTCCACGTTCTATCATTACTGGTTGACCATTCTTGTCCTTTGTCTGCCATGAATTGATCCATCCACTATTTCTTGCTGCCTTTTCATACAATGTAACAGATACATCTGGCCTCATTTTGGCTAAGAAGTATGCAAATGATAGACCAGCTATACCGCTACCACCTACAGCCACTTTGGCATTCTTAGGAAGAGCTGTCAAGGGAGAAAGCATCGTCTATCAGCTATCAATTGATTGTAATGTCTCTCCTGGTTCTTTCACCAAAGTCAGTGAAGTAACTTCTTCCCTTAACAAAGTTGTCTTGCAGTTATAAACAAGTGAAACCAAATAAGTTAAATGCAAATTGACTGAGTAAACGCATTATGTATTCCTCTATTCAAATTATGTGTATTGTATAATATATGACTTCCGTTTAGGCAGAAACGATGAATTGCCCATTTCCAcattttttcatcatttccCCACGAGAATTTCTGTGTCTTCCATTGTTctaatttaatatttatgaaaattatgtcaaaaaataaaagggCTCATCGTATAGCTCCAGAAAAAAACTCATATAATACTATTTATTAAGTTGTGTTCTAATTATGTGAAAGCTTCCAATTCTAAAGGCAACATATAATcctcatttttttttcattccTAGTGCCTTCTCCctattttgtttcttaGAGCTTAATCTCCAAGAGTTCTGGTCCTTGGAATGTCTGTTGAAAAGTGGTTCTATCTTAGTCTTCTTACGAGATTGGCTGTTCTCATCTGCAACTTTATAAAAGTGAGGAGCAACTTCTAATAACCATTGAGGCTCTATACCTGATATTTGGGACATGAACTCTCTCGTAGTCAGAATTAAGCTGTGATATATTACATACTCATATTCCCTGCCATATAGTGCACTAGATGGGTGTATTCCAACTTCTGTCCCACCATTAATTGTCTTGTATCCAGATTTTGTTTCCCTTTTAGCAGCATTTAAGAAGAAACCACTTACTAAAGTTTTTCGAATTATCTCCGGATTCTCGTTACAGCTAGTAATGGGTAAGTTTAAACGCTCGAAAATCATCGAGATTTGCCTCTTAACATCTTTAGCTCTTCTCAAGTGTCTGAAGTGAAGGAAGTTAGTATTACAAAAATCTTCAGAACAATTTGACCTCTCCCACCTATTGTAAACGTTTAGTAATGTTAAATGATCACCATAAGGATGATGAAACCTAGCCTTTTTGCCGTCTGCTTCCTGTTGCTTGTTCTTTGGTCTATAAAACACATTTTGCACAGACAGCATAGCAATTATTGTTATCATCTCATCAGAGCAGTTATTGCTAACTGATGAGAGAAGCGCTCTAGCAAGGGTAGGCTCCATTGGGAAGAGGGACATTCT includes the following:
- the HEM14 gene encoding oxygen-dependent protoporphyrinogen oxidase (CAGL0H09504g~Ortholog(s) have oxygen-dependent protoporphyrinogen oxidase activity, role in heme biosynthetic process and cytosol, mitochondrial inner membrane, nucleus localization), with the translated sequence MLSPLTALPKNAKVAVGGSGIAGLSFAYFLAKMRPDVSVTLYEKAARNSGWINSWQTKDKNGQPVMIERGPRTLRGVSDGTVMMIDAMKDLKSLDIVHFIEHNSDADKKFLLDPNDKLVKVPDSFLSGIKFIMSDLGKGIIPAMLGEFWRKASANPGKDETVASMLDKRMGNEHLGKNVFSAIYRGIYADDINTLSAKKVMHKMVANELKFGSNTKALIHSMKTKKDRKKNADSLTLILDKYTKVMGKEESKILELSKKLKHYPMLGFKGGLESFCQTLLKGLESMPNVSVLNNSAITKLISDAKSDNNNITVEINHGKSTEKFDHVRLTGIPHRLGPLLREIDGHIADSLETIKANTVVLVNFYLPDKDVIPKKNRGFGYLVPESNPNKEKLLGVIFDSVIEQNLKNIENAQEMVSSDKKSYTKLTAMVGGYMYNDPATGEPVVPKDEQIIDAVRNTLERHLGVSPNDLDRGLWQVTPANKCLPKYNVGYMDWQTDMEKKILKLFNNKVSIGGMGFAIGPGIPDVFADGFQDALKLR
- a CDS encoding uncharacterized protein (CAGL0H09482g~Protein of unknown function), producing MKLTNLLSLVVPISVAMCIDSNNKEELHGYVQGYINELVEKHQGAVLASIQAATDPENEQTIEFHNLQQGIDLDKNKEWTIGESHLKQVDDNILGVMIQKLYSMAKTNLWKRFNLKETGLYYYSFTSTNIFEDL
- the FAA2 gene encoding medium-chain fatty acid-CoA ligase FAA2 (CAGL0H09460g~Ortholog(s) have long-chain fatty acid-CoA ligase activity, medium-chain fatty acid-CoA ligase activity, very long-chain fatty acid-CoA ligase activity and role in long-chain fatty acid metabolic process) codes for the protein MSFSVTELVETSPRYAELKKRLSGYKPGSDEYLRALMDTFPLSNHPDYRKFLQAQAVPVPGSQAKGFSPVYRSILSTERLVTCMDKNLATYYDYFLFSARNWPDNDCLGRRPYNDEKQDWEQYYEFDSYQRTLERSQALGSGIMTLVNTKRRRKLTDNKDLIVAILSHNRPEWILTDLACQAYSLPNTALYETLGPETSEYIMNLTESPILIFAKSNMYNVLKILPQLKHLNTLVCIEDLSDEELHMLNTSSLPNATNANGEKISVHTLSQVEKLGALNKIPIIKPKPDDLYTISFTSGTTGLPKGVEMSHTNIASGLAFAFSTFRKNPDKAHRQLYDLCFLPLAHIFERMICAYDLAIGAGLGFLHIPDPSALVEDLKILKPDNLALVPRILTRFEAGIKNSFDKSAVSRAISGTIVNAKINRYSTKAGPDDSLVNSLIYKKVLINKVREQLGLSRTDFMVTGSAPIAKETLLFLKSCLDVGVRQGYGLTESFAGICISEQDEKDVGSCGPIGISAECRLKSVPDMGYDAERDLKGELQLRGPQIFDRYFKNPDETNKAIDKDGWFSTGDVSYIDKKGRLHIIDRVKNFFKLAHGEYIGPEKIENTYLSSSPYITQAFVYGNSLQNFLVGILGLDLESLRPQLMHSHPEIKSWTDEKLLDQINSDKKLRLVLLQLINRSCVGLQGFEKLHNIYVGLEPLKVEDDVVTPTLKIKRQKASKFFKDILDDLYKEGSVIKAQKL